The following are from one region of the Actinoplanes sp. L3-i22 genome:
- a CDS encoding glucose-6-phosphate dehydrogenase assembly protein OpcA: protein MIGLWDTTGNEVVKALTAERRSAGGVASGLALTLIAVVEEKKVREAEAAATIAAAAHPCRVLIVVRSDLDGRSRLDAEIVVGGRLGPAEAVVMRMYGRLALHAESVVIPLLAPDVPVVTWWHEEPPNMIANDFLGIISDRRITDSAQAPDPVAALRQRAVDYAPGDTDLTWTRITLWRTLVAGAFDTTDARVTGATIVAPEKDPTAWLMLGWLKSRLGIEPVLQHTDRSPRLLSVELQCENGDCVRVTREEGTALFSRTGQEDRYMPLPKRPVGDELAEELRRLDADQIYAEALGAMAGLSGLDLRPPMRVHVWKDPALAARAASPTDAMAG from the coding sequence ATGATCGGGCTGTGGGACACCACCGGTAACGAGGTCGTCAAGGCCCTCACCGCGGAACGCCGCAGCGCCGGGGGCGTCGCCTCCGGCCTGGCGCTCACCCTGATCGCCGTGGTCGAGGAGAAGAAGGTCCGGGAGGCCGAGGCGGCCGCGACGATCGCGGCGGCGGCCCACCCGTGCCGGGTGCTCATCGTGGTCCGCTCCGACCTGGACGGCCGCAGCCGGCTGGACGCGGAGATCGTCGTCGGCGGCCGGCTGGGCCCGGCCGAGGCGGTCGTGATGCGGATGTACGGCCGGCTGGCGCTGCACGCCGAGTCGGTCGTCATCCCGCTGCTCGCCCCGGACGTCCCGGTGGTCACCTGGTGGCACGAGGAGCCGCCGAACATGATCGCCAACGACTTCCTCGGCATCATCTCGGACCGCCGGATCACCGACAGCGCGCAGGCGCCCGACCCGGTGGCCGCGCTGCGGCAGCGGGCGGTCGACTACGCGCCCGGCGACACCGACCTCACCTGGACCCGGATCACGCTGTGGCGGACCCTGGTGGCCGGCGCCTTCGACACCACCGACGCCCGGGTGACCGGCGCGACGATCGTGGCGCCGGAGAAGGACCCGACCGCCTGGCTGATGCTCGGCTGGCTGAAGTCCCGGCTCGGCATCGAGCCGGTGCTCCAGCACACCGACCGGTCCCCGCGGCTGCTCTCGGTCGAGCTGCAGTGTGAGAACGGCGACTGCGTGCGGGTCACCCGCGAGGAGGGCACCGCGCTGTTCAGCCGGACCGGTCAGGAGGACCGGTACATGCCGCTGCCGAAGCGGCCGGTCGGCGACGAGCTCGCCGAGGAGCTGCGCCGGCTCGACGCCGACCAGATCTACGCGGAGGCGCTCGGGGCGATGGCCGGCCTGTCCGGTCTGGACCTCCGCCCGCCGATGCGCGTGCACGTCTGGAAGGATCCGGCGCTGGCGGCCCGGGCGGCCAGCCCGACCGACGCGATGGCCGGCTGA
- the zwf gene encoding glucose-6-phosphate dehydrogenase: MGNPLRTAQDRRLPRIPEPCALVIFGVTGDLSRKKLIPAVYDLANRGLLPPGFVVVGFARADWGDGDFESLAYAAAKKGARTPWREDVWQRLSSQFQFVPGSFDNDDDFDKLSETLDQLRERNGIQGNTAFYFSIPPAAFPLVLNQLNRTGLADSDKLGGWRRVVVEKPFGNDLATAVSLNQLVDDVFHPADVYRIDHYLGKETVQNILALRFANSLFEPVWNSKYVDSVQITMAEDVGIGTRAAFYDASGAARDVLQNHLLQLLALVGMEEPTSFDPQEVRAEKLKVLKAISLPADITKGSVRGQYLPGWVAGERAPGYLEEKNIPADSKTETYVAVRLGIQNRRWAGVPFYVRVGKRMPRRVTEIAILFKKAPHLPFDPADVEMLGHNQLILRVQPDEGVVLKFGSKVPGTAMEVRDIAMDFQYGEAFTESSPEAYERLVLDVLIGDRTLFPDAAEVEQSWRVIDPLEAAWAGTTPEPYRSGEWGPRASDEMLENEGRAWRRA, encoded by the coding sequence GTGGGTAATCCGCTGCGTACCGCACAGGACCGACGTCTTCCGCGGATTCCGGAGCCCTGCGCTCTGGTGATCTTCGGGGTCACCGGTGACCTGTCCCGTAAGAAGCTCATCCCGGCCGTGTACGACCTGGCCAACCGTGGTCTGCTGCCTCCCGGTTTCGTCGTGGTGGGCTTCGCCCGGGCGGACTGGGGCGACGGCGACTTCGAGTCGCTGGCCTACGCCGCCGCCAAGAAGGGCGCGCGTACGCCCTGGCGGGAAGACGTCTGGCAGCGGCTCTCGAGCCAGTTCCAGTTCGTTCCCGGCTCGTTCGACAACGACGACGACTTCGACAAACTCTCCGAGACCCTGGACCAGTTGCGCGAGCGCAACGGCATCCAGGGCAATACGGCCTTCTACTTCTCGATCCCGCCGGCCGCGTTCCCGCTGGTGCTCAACCAGCTCAACCGCACCGGCCTGGCGGACAGCGACAAGCTCGGCGGCTGGCGCCGGGTGGTGGTGGAGAAGCCGTTCGGCAACGACCTGGCCACCGCGGTCTCGCTGAACCAGCTCGTCGACGACGTGTTCCATCCGGCCGACGTCTACCGGATCGACCACTACCTGGGCAAGGAGACGGTCCAGAACATCCTGGCCCTGCGCTTCGCGAACAGCCTGTTCGAGCCGGTGTGGAACTCGAAGTACGTCGACTCGGTGCAGATCACCATGGCCGAGGACGTCGGCATCGGCACCCGGGCCGCGTTCTACGACGCGTCCGGCGCCGCCCGCGACGTGCTGCAGAACCACCTGCTCCAGCTGCTCGCGCTGGTCGGCATGGAGGAGCCCACCAGCTTCGACCCGCAGGAGGTGCGGGCCGAGAAGCTGAAGGTGCTCAAGGCGATCAGCCTGCCGGCCGACATCACCAAGGGCTCGGTCCGCGGGCAGTACCTGCCGGGCTGGGTGGCCGGCGAGCGCGCTCCGGGCTACCTGGAGGAGAAGAACATCCCGGCGGATTCCAAGACCGAGACGTACGTCGCGGTCCGCCTGGGCATCCAGAACCGGCGCTGGGCGGGCGTCCCGTTCTACGTGCGGGTCGGCAAGCGGATGCCGCGCCGGGTCACCGAGATCGCGATCCTCTTCAAGAAGGCGCCGCACCTGCCGTTCGATCCGGCCGACGTGGAGATGCTGGGCCACAACCAGCTGATCCTGCGCGTGCAGCCGGACGAGGGCGTGGTGCTCAAGTTCGGCTCCAAGGTGCCCGGCACCGCCATGGAGGTCCGCGACATCGCGATGGACTTCCAGTACGGCGAGGCCTTCACCGAGTCCAGCCCGGAGGCGTACGAACGCCTGGTGCTGGACGTGCTGATCGGCGACCGGACGCTGTTCCCGGACGCCGCCGAGGTGGAGCAGTCCTGGCGGGTCATCGACCCGCTGGAGGCGGCCTGGGCGGGCACCACACCGGAGCCGTACCGGTCCGGCGAGTGGGGCCCGCGGGCGTCCGACGAAATGCTGGAAAACGAAGGCCGCGCCTGGAGGCGAGCATGA
- a CDS encoding VOC family protein, whose product MNWTLEVVVVPVADIDRAKKFYAEQLGFQVDHDTSFGEVRIVQLTPPGSGCSIVIGRGAVPDMPPGSLKGLQLVVRDIRAAHAELVARGVDVSEVTTLGENPTPTPDPLDNVGFVFFSDPDGNGWAVQQISSRA is encoded by the coding sequence ATGAACTGGACTCTCGAGGTGGTCGTCGTCCCGGTCGCCGATATCGACCGGGCCAAGAAGTTCTACGCCGAGCAACTCGGCTTCCAGGTCGACCACGACACGTCCTTCGGCGAGGTGCGCATCGTGCAGCTGACCCCGCCGGGCAGCGGCTGCTCGATCGTGATCGGCCGGGGCGCGGTGCCGGACATGCCGCCCGGCTCGCTGAAGGGCCTGCAGCTGGTGGTCCGCGACATCCGGGCGGCGCACGCCGAGCTGGTGGCTCGCGGGGTCGACGTCAGCGAGGTGACCACGCTGGGGGAGAACCCGACGCCGACCCCGGATCCGCTGGACAACGTCGGGTTCGTCTTCTTCAGCGACCCGGACGGGAACGGCTGGGCGGTGCAGCAGATCTCGTCGCGCGCCTGA
- the tpiA gene encoding triose-phosphate isomerase — MGDVTRKPIIAGNWKMNLNHFEANLLIQKLAASLTPAQLDAVETVVLPPFTDLRTVQTAIEGDKLGIAYGAQDVSQHVSGAYTGEIAGSMLAKLGCSYVVIGHSERREYHDESDQLVNAKIKAAFAAGLTPIFCVGEGLSVREEAGHVAHCTSQVDAGLDGLKEDQIKQIVIAYEPVWAIGTGKTATPDDAQEVCGAIRARLVEKFGSEVAEAVRIQYGGSVKANNIAQIMAQPDVDGALVGGAALDAEGFAAIVRFPEHVAR; from the coding sequence ATGGGTGACGTGACCCGCAAGCCGATCATCGCCGGTAACTGGAAGATGAACCTCAACCACTTCGAGGCGAATCTGCTCATCCAGAAGCTGGCCGCCAGCCTGACCCCGGCCCAGCTGGACGCGGTCGAGACCGTCGTCCTGCCGCCGTTCACCGACCTGCGTACCGTGCAGACCGCGATCGAGGGCGACAAGCTCGGGATCGCGTACGGCGCCCAGGACGTCTCGCAGCACGTGTCCGGCGCGTACACCGGTGAGATCGCCGGTTCGATGCTGGCCAAGCTGGGCTGCTCCTACGTGGTGATCGGGCACTCCGAGCGCCGCGAGTACCACGACGAGAGCGACCAGCTGGTCAACGCGAAGATCAAGGCGGCCTTCGCGGCCGGCCTGACCCCGATCTTCTGCGTCGGCGAGGGCCTGTCCGTCCGGGAGGAGGCCGGCCACGTCGCGCACTGCACGTCGCAGGTCGACGCCGGCCTGGACGGGCTCAAGGAAGACCAGATCAAGCAGATCGTGATCGCGTACGAGCCGGTCTGGGCGATCGGCACCGGCAAGACCGCGACGCCGGACGACGCTCAGGAGGTCTGCGGAGCGATCCGGGCCCGCCTGGTCGAGAAGTTCGGCAGCGAGGTCGCCGAGGCGGTCCGCATTCAGTACGGTGGATCGGTCAAGGCGAACAACATCGCACAGATCATGGCGCAGCCGGATGTCGACGGCGCTCTGGTCGGCGGTGCGGCTCTGGACGCCGAGGGCTTCGCGGCCATCGTGCGGTTCCCGGAGCACGTCGCTCGCTAA
- a CDS encoding RNA polymerase-binding protein RbpA — protein sequence MSSGSAIRGSRVGSSPMRPDERTEPAPRRQVNYFCAAGHDSRIWFSAEAPAPDTWDCPRCGQPAGLDQERPPGRQRSEPYKSHLAYVKERRSEEDGAAILAEALAKLRQRRGRA from the coding sequence GTGTCCAGTGGCAGCGCTATCCGCGGTAGTCGCGTCGGCTCCAGCCCGATGCGACCCGACGAGCGCACCGAGCCCGCCCCCCGCCGCCAGGTGAACTACTTCTGTGCGGCCGGCCATGACAGCCGCATCTGGTTCTCCGCCGAGGCGCCGGCCCCCGACACCTGGGACTGTCCGCGGTGCGGGCAGCCCGCCGGGCTCGACCAGGAACGCCCGCCCGGGCGGCAGCGGAGCGAGCCGTACAAGTCGCACCTGGCCTACGTGAAGGAGCGGCGGTCCGAGGAGGACGGCGCGGCGATCCTCGCGGAGGCGCTGGCCAAGCTGCGCCAGCGTCGCGGCCGGGCCTGA
- a CDS encoding N-acetyltransferase — translation MPVAIRAYRSSDLDAIYDICVRTGDAGQDARGKYSSDRLLGDIWAAPYVILEPEHAHVLDDGTGRAVGYVIGAADTAKFVERYRAEWLPVTAARLVDGDPRDEEMLDLHRHPERMIHPELAGHPAHLHIDLLPEWQGRGQGRGLMAAFLAGLRAAGVHRVHLGMAPSNHGAYAFYQRLGFRDLPVQDSGALFLGRDTSPL, via the coding sequence GTGCCAGTTGCGATACGCGCCTACCGATCGAGCGACCTCGACGCCATCTACGACATCTGCGTCCGCACCGGTGACGCGGGCCAGGACGCCCGGGGGAAGTACAGCTCCGACCGCCTGCTCGGGGACATCTGGGCGGCGCCCTACGTGATCCTGGAGCCGGAGCACGCGCACGTGCTCGACGACGGGACCGGGCGCGCGGTCGGCTACGTGATCGGCGCCGCGGACACCGCGAAGTTCGTCGAGCGCTACCGGGCCGAGTGGCTGCCGGTCACCGCGGCGCGGCTGGTCGACGGCGACCCGCGCGACGAGGAGATGCTGGACCTGCACCGGCACCCGGAGCGGATGATCCACCCCGAGCTCGCCGGCCACCCCGCGCACCTGCACATCGACCTGCTGCCGGAGTGGCAGGGGCGGGGGCAGGGCCGGGGGCTGATGGCCGCGTTCCTGGCCGGGCTGCGGGCCGCCGGGGTGCACCGGGTGCACCTGGGCATGGCGCCGTCGAACCACGGCGCCTACGCGTTCTACCAGCGGCTCGGCTTCCGGGACCTGCCGGTTCAGGACTCCGGCGCGCTCTTCCTGGGCCGGGACACCAGCCCGCTCTGA
- the whiA gene encoding DNA-binding protein WhiA, which produces MAMTAAVKDELSRVDVPKPCCRRAEMASLLRFAGGLHIVSGRVVVEAELDTGAVARRLRREIADVYGYPSEVHVLASGGLRKGSHYIVRIVKDGEALARQTGLLDVRGRPVRGLPPHVVSANVCCAVAAWRGAFMAHGSLTEPGRSSALEITCPGPEAALALRGAARRIGITAKEREVRGVDRVVIKDGDAIAALLTRIGAHSSVLAWEERRVRREVRATANRLANFDDANLRRSARAAVAAAARVTRALEILSEDAPNHLTSAGQLRLEHRQASLEELGALADPPLTKDAIAGRIRRLLALADKRARDLGIPDTEAAVTPEMMAC; this is translated from the coding sequence ATGGCGATGACGGCAGCGGTCAAAGACGAGCTGAGCCGGGTCGACGTGCCCAAGCCCTGTTGCCGGCGGGCGGAGATGGCGTCCCTGCTCCGGTTCGCCGGTGGGTTGCACATCGTTTCCGGCCGGGTGGTCGTCGAGGCCGAACTGGACACCGGCGCGGTGGCGCGCCGGCTCCGCCGGGAGATCGCCGATGTCTACGGCTACCCCAGCGAGGTCCACGTGCTGGCCTCCGGCGGCCTGCGCAAGGGCAGCCACTACATCGTCCGGATCGTCAAGGACGGCGAGGCGCTGGCCCGGCAGACCGGCCTGCTCGACGTGCGTGGGCGGCCCGTTCGCGGGCTCCCGCCGCACGTCGTGTCGGCGAACGTCTGCTGCGCGGTGGCCGCGTGGCGGGGCGCGTTCATGGCACACGGTTCCCTCACCGAACCGGGGCGCTCCAGCGCTCTGGAGATCACCTGCCCGGGGCCGGAGGCGGCGCTCGCGCTGCGCGGCGCCGCCCGGCGGATCGGCATCACCGCCAAGGAACGCGAGGTCCGCGGGGTGGACCGGGTGGTGATCAAGGACGGGGACGCGATCGCCGCGCTGCTCACCCGGATCGGTGCGCACTCCAGCGTGCTGGCCTGGGAGGAGCGGCGGGTCCGCCGGGAGGTGCGGGCCACCGCGAACCGGCTGGCCAACTTCGACGACGCGAACCTGCGCCGCTCGGCCCGCGCGGCGGTGGCCGCGGCGGCCCGGGTCACCCGGGCGCTGGAGATCCTCTCCGAGGACGCGCCGAACCACCTGACCTCGGCCGGGCAGCTACGGCTGGAACACCGGCAGGCGTCGCTGGAGGAGCTGGGCGCGCTGGCCGACCCGCCGCTGACCAAGGACGCCATCGCCGGGCGGATCCGGCGGCTGCTGGCGCTCGCCGACAAGCGGGCCCGGGACCTCGGCATCCCGGACACCGAGGCGGCCGTGACCCCCGAGATGATGGCCTGTTAG
- the tal gene encoding transaldolase, which translates to MTDRLAELSAQGVAVWLDDLSRVRLTSGSLDKMRREQHMVGVTTNPSIFQKALSDADAYDSQLRDLAVQGVTVEEAVRLMTGADVRAAADVLRPAYDASNGVDGRVSIEVDPRKAHETASTVAEAKTLWWLVDRPNLYIKIPATLAGLPAITSTLAAGISVNVTLIFSLERYRAVMDAFLTGLEQAKANGHDLSKIGSVASFFVSRVDSEVDKRLDKIGSDEAKGLKGKAAIANARLAYEAYEEVFGTDRWKALASAGANPQRPLWASTSTKSPDFRDTIYVEELIAPGTVNTMPESVIVAYADHGETKGDTVTGNYGDAKQVFADLASVGIDFDDVVKVLEDEGVDKFESAWKDLLVNVDKSLKAAGAGA; encoded by the coding sequence ATGACCGACAGACTGGCTGAGCTGTCCGCCCAGGGCGTGGCAGTGTGGCTCGACGACCTCTCCCGCGTTCGCCTGACCAGCGGCTCGCTCGACAAGATGCGCCGCGAGCAGCACATGGTCGGGGTCACCACGAACCCGAGCATCTTCCAGAAGGCGCTGTCCGACGCGGACGCCTACGACTCGCAGCTGCGTGACCTGGCCGTCCAGGGCGTGACGGTGGAGGAGGCGGTCCGGTTGATGACCGGCGCCGACGTCCGCGCCGCCGCCGACGTGCTGCGCCCGGCGTACGACGCCTCCAACGGGGTCGACGGCCGGGTCTCGATCGAGGTGGACCCGCGCAAGGCGCACGAGACCGCGTCGACCGTCGCCGAGGCGAAGACGCTGTGGTGGCTCGTCGACCGGCCGAACCTGTACATCAAGATCCCGGCGACGCTGGCCGGCCTGCCCGCGATCACGTCGACGCTGGCGGCCGGCATCAGCGTCAACGTCACGCTGATCTTCTCGCTGGAGCGCTACCGGGCGGTCATGGACGCGTTCCTGACCGGTCTGGAGCAGGCGAAGGCGAACGGCCACGACCTGTCCAAGATCGGCTCGGTGGCGTCGTTCTTCGTCTCCCGGGTCGACTCCGAGGTGGACAAGCGCCTCGACAAGATCGGCAGCGACGAGGCCAAGGGCCTCAAGGGCAAGGCCGCGATCGCCAACGCGCGGCTGGCCTACGAGGCGTACGAGGAGGTCTTCGGCACCGACCGCTGGAAGGCGCTGGCCTCCGCCGGAGCCAACCCGCAGCGGCCGCTGTGGGCCTCCACGTCCACCAAGAGCCCGGACTTCCGCGACACGATCTACGTCGAGGAGCTGATCGCGCCCGGCACGGTGAACACCATGCCGGAGTCGGTCATCGTGGCGTACGCGGACCACGGCGAGACCAAGGGTGACACCGTCACCGGCAACTACGGCGACGCCAAGCAGGTCTTCGCCGACCTGGCGTCGGTGGGCATCGACTTCGACGACGTCGTGAAGGTCCTCGAGGACGAGGGTGTCGACAAGTTCGAGTCGGCCTGGAAGGACCTGCTCGTCAACGTCGACAAGTCGCTGAAGGCGGCCGGCGCCGGCGCCTGA
- the pgk gene encoding phosphoglycerate kinase, which produces MILKTLDDLLGEGVSGRRVFVRADLNVPFDKANPGVISDDGRARAVLPTLIALRDAGAKVIVASHLGRPKGAPDPKFTLAPVATRLGELLGTPVVFAEDTVGASATAAVAALADGQVLLLENLRFNEGETSKDDAVRGAFADELAKFADFYVDDAFGAVHRKHASVYDVAARLPHYAGGLVVKEVEVLRKVSETPEKPYVVVLGGSKVSDKLAVIQALLPKVDKLLVGGGMCFTFLKAQGHEVGKSLLEAEMIDTCRDLLEQAAGRIVLPVDVVAATEFSADAEHDVVDAAAIPADRLGLDIGPKSTELFASAIAGAKTVFWNGPMGVFELAPFAAGTRGVAEAITKIDGFSVVGGGDSAAAVRTLGLDESAFGHISTGGGASLEYLEGKTLPGVAALEK; this is translated from the coding sequence CTGATCTTGAAGACTCTCGACGACCTGCTCGGCGAGGGTGTCTCGGGTCGGCGCGTGTTCGTGCGCGCCGACCTGAACGTCCCGTTCGACAAGGCAAACCCGGGTGTGATCAGTGACGACGGCCGCGCCCGCGCGGTGCTGCCGACGCTGATCGCCCTGCGTGACGCGGGCGCCAAGGTCATCGTGGCGTCCCACCTCGGCCGCCCCAAGGGCGCGCCGGACCCCAAGTTCACGCTCGCGCCGGTCGCCACGCGACTGGGCGAGCTGCTGGGAACGCCGGTCGTTTTCGCGGAGGACACGGTCGGGGCTTCCGCCACCGCCGCGGTCGCCGCGCTGGCGGACGGCCAGGTCCTGCTCCTGGAGAACCTGCGGTTCAACGAGGGTGAGACCTCGAAGGACGATGCGGTTCGTGGGGCTTTCGCCGATGAATTGGCGAAATTTGCTGACTTCTACGTCGATGACGCTTTCGGTGCGGTGCACCGCAAGCACGCGTCGGTGTACGACGTCGCGGCCCGCCTGCCGCACTACGCGGGTGGCCTCGTCGTCAAGGAGGTCGAGGTCCTGCGCAAGGTCTCCGAGACCCCCGAGAAGCCGTACGTCGTGGTGCTCGGCGGCTCGAAGGTCTCCGACAAGCTCGCCGTGATCCAGGCGCTGCTGCCGAAGGTGGACAAGCTCCTCGTCGGTGGCGGGATGTGCTTCACGTTCCTCAAGGCGCAGGGGCACGAGGTGGGCAAGTCCCTCCTCGAGGCCGAGATGATCGACACCTGCAGGGACCTGCTGGAGCAGGCCGCGGGCCGGATCGTCCTGCCGGTCGACGTGGTCGCGGCGACCGAGTTCTCCGCGGACGCCGAGCACGACGTGGTGGACGCCGCGGCGATCCCCGCCGACCGGCTCGGTCTCGACATCGGCCCGAAGTCGACGGAGCTGTTCGCGTCGGCGATCGCCGGTGCGAAGACCGTCTTCTGGAACGGCCCGATGGGCGTCTTCGAGCTCGCCCCGTTCGCCGCGGGCACCCGTGGCGTCGCCGAGGCGATCACCAAGATCGACGGCTTCTCGGTCGTCGGTGGCGGCGACTCGGCGGCGGCGGTCCGCACGCTCGGCCTGGACGAGTCCGCGTTCGGCCACATCTCCACCGGTGGGGGCGCGTCCCTGGAGTACCTCGAGGGCAAGACGCTGCCGGGCGTCGCCGCGTTGGAGAAGTGA
- the pgl gene encoding 6-phosphogluconolactonase, with protein sequence MSETVVVVVPDADILASTVAARLVIRIIDAQAVHGTASVVLTGGRVAAKVLGQLRELPAAAAIDWSRVDLWWGDERFLPAGDPDRNETQARAAVLDALPLDPARVHAMPASDGPDGDDAEAAAARYSAELTAAGLRFDVLMLGVGEDGHVASLFPGHPVLERSGVAVATYDSPKPPPTRITLTLATIRNADEVWLVAAGPDKAEPIGTVLRGGDLPAGQAHGVRKTLFLLDEAAASKR encoded by the coding sequence TTGAGTGAGACCGTGGTCGTGGTGGTTCCGGACGCCGACATCCTGGCGTCCACGGTGGCGGCACGGCTCGTCATCCGGATCATCGACGCGCAGGCGGTGCACGGCACGGCGAGCGTGGTGCTGACCGGTGGCCGGGTGGCCGCCAAGGTGCTGGGTCAGCTGCGGGAGCTGCCGGCCGCGGCGGCGATCGACTGGTCCCGGGTGGACCTGTGGTGGGGCGACGAGCGCTTCCTGCCGGCCGGTGACCCGGACCGCAACGAGACCCAGGCCCGGGCGGCGGTGCTGGACGCGCTGCCGCTGGACCCGGCCCGGGTGCACGCGATGCCGGCCAGCGACGGGCCGGACGGCGACGACGCGGAGGCGGCCGCCGCGCGCTACTCCGCGGAGCTGACCGCGGCCGGGCTCCGCTTCGACGTGCTGATGCTCGGCGTGGGCGAGGACGGGCACGTGGCGTCGCTCTTCCCCGGGCACCCGGTGCTGGAGCGCAGCGGGGTCGCGGTGGCCACCTACGACAGCCCGAAGCCGCCGCCGACCCGGATCACGCTGACCCTGGCGACGATCCGGAACGCCGACGAGGTGTGGCTGGTGGCGGCCGGGCCGGACAAGGCCGAGCCGATCGGCACGGTGCTGCGGGGCGGGGACCTTCCGGCGGGACAGGCTCACGGCGTACGCAAGACGCTGTTCCTTCTTGATGAGGCGGCGGCCTCGAAGCGCTAG
- the gap gene encoding type I glyceraldehyde-3-phosphate dehydrogenase — MTIRVGINGFGRIGRNFFRAVLASGADIEIVGVNDLTDNATLAHLLKYDSILGRLPHEVKATADEITVAGKTFKAFAERDPNNLPWGDLGADVVIESTGFFTDATKAKAHIDKGAKKVIISAPAKNEDITIVMGVNDGLYDAAKHTIISNASCTTNCLAPMAKVLNDTIGIEKGLMTTIHAYTQDQNLQDGPHSDLRRARAAALNIVPTSTGAAKAVSLVLPELKGKLDGFALRVPIPTGSATDLTFTAARDTTVDEVNGAIKAAAEGALKGILVYTEDPIVSSDIVTDPASCIFDAGLTKVIGGNQVKVVGWYDNEWGYSNRLVNLVQLVGA, encoded by the coding sequence GTGACCATCCGGGTTGGCATCAACGGCTTCGGCCGTATCGGTCGTAACTTCTTCCGGGCGGTTCTCGCCTCCGGAGCCGACATCGAGATCGTCGGTGTGAACGACCTGACCGACAACGCCACTCTTGCCCACCTGCTGAAGTACGACAGCATCCTGGGCCGCCTGCCGCACGAGGTGAAGGCCACCGCCGACGAGATCACCGTCGCGGGCAAGACCTTCAAGGCGTTCGCCGAGCGCGACCCGAACAACCTGCCCTGGGGCGACCTGGGTGCCGACGTCGTGATCGAGTCGACCGGCTTCTTCACCGACGCCACCAAGGCGAAGGCGCACATCGACAAGGGCGCCAAGAAGGTCATCATCTCGGCTCCGGCCAAGAACGAGGACATCACGATCGTGATGGGCGTGAACGACGGTCTGTACGACGCCGCCAAGCACACCATCATCTCGAACGCGTCCTGCACCACGAACTGCCTCGCCCCGATGGCGAAGGTCCTGAACGACACGATCGGGATCGAAAAGGGTCTGATGACCACGATCCACGCGTACACCCAGGACCAGAACCTGCAGGACGGCCCGCACAGCGACCTGCGCCGCGCCCGCGCCGCCGCGCTGAACATCGTGCCGACCTCGACCGGCGCCGCCAAGGCCGTCAGCCTGGTGCTGCCGGAGCTGAAGGGCAAGCTGGACGGCTTCGCGCTGCGCGTGCCGATCCCGACCGGCTCGGCCACCGACCTGACCTTCACCGCCGCCCGGGACACCACGGTCGACGAGGTCAACGGCGCGATCAAGGCCGCGGCCGAGGGCGCCCTCAAGGGCATCCTGGTCTACACCGAGGACCCGATCGTGTCCTCGGACATCGTCACCGACCCGGCCTCCTGCATCTTCGACGCCGGCCTGACCAAGGTCATCGGTGGCAACCAGGTCAAGGTCGTCGGCTGGTACGACAACGAGTGGGGCTACTCGAACCGCCTCGTCAACCTGGTTCAGCTCGTCGGAGCCTGA
- the secG gene encoding preprotein translocase subunit SecG, with translation MPIAFAYTLIVLLMITSVILTLLILLHRGKGGGMSSMFGGGVTSSLAGSSVAEKNLDRYTVLVGVIWFACVVGLGFWLKLAVAS, from the coding sequence ATGCCGATCGCGTTCGCGTACACGTTGATCGTGTTGCTGATGATCACCAGCGTTATCCTGACCCTGCTGATCCTGCTGCACCGGGGTAAGGGTGGCGGCATGTCCAGCATGTTCGGCGGTGGCGTGACCTCGAGCCTGGCCGGTTCCTCGGTCGCGGAGAAGAACCTGGACCGGTACACGGTTCTCGTGGGTGTCATCTGGTTCGCCTGCGTCGTCGGGCTCGGCTTCTGGCTGAAGCTCGCGGTGGCTTCCTGA